The following proteins are encoded in a genomic region of Liolophura sinensis isolate JHLJ2023 chromosome 7, CUHK_Ljap_v2, whole genome shotgun sequence:
- the LOC135471701 gene encoding leucine-rich repeat neuronal protein 1-like, with product MRGTYSHILSSEIAILLLMFCSLKTASVKQLPSWNVSCPQECSCSIRMSQYLNVERKTVDCSWSSLDDIPLGIPLTAQVLILSNNNITSLLNLPEFPSLLELDLSSNNLQDISSRPMFGRLGSLVSLNISSNNIQEIHHGAFSGLKHMEILDLSFNSLHSIEHQDAFAGLNHLHKLFLTGNQLTSLGKDWLNGMVHLQELHLNQNQISDISEGSVNVLKDLKQLVLSDNFLKALPENVFKGLGNLYLLDISKNNLTKIPTRTFQQLSNRTELVLNGNPIRRVHTNDFLNMDVENVSLSYMPILSLIEKSAFHNMTNLRILHIRQNKQLFFIDPFAFSNVPHLQWLLVDGNHLSALPQQVEESLPQLTEVHVYDNPLSCDCNIHWIRQLLETPENNSQSHITFPHSERILCDNLTVPVPLMEVPVESIPAVCSPATIPLFNDTNQLEVGETLRLECHALGIPTPNMQWMLSNGKRLNITSENVRASLIDDSVLIVHNIKAEDSGTYACEASNEVGYDISSTAVRVHSSNIRVVILHQSKTFITLTWNGTDSTVQSSDYKILYNQAGSSSGQKEIHLHPFLRKYTITNLTPDTSYELCVVYVHNSVYHKVHCLNISTLHEAYVLQGITRISKQKIIMGVIIVFSLGVLACVAGLIVKKWRRKGYEKTDNGEIAETMSQIPLENLYQPPSTPLCTSRTSLLPSSQA from the coding sequence ATGAGAGGCACATATTCCCACATATTGTCTTCAGAGATTGCAATCTTACTGCTGATGTTCTGCAGCCTGAAGACAGCAAGTGTCAAACAGTTGCCAAGCTGGAATGTGTCTTGTCCACAAGAGTGCAGCTGCAGCATTCGCATGTCACAGTACCTAAATGTCGAGAGGAAGACTGTAGACTGCAGTTGGAGCAGCTTGGATGATATTCCATTGGGAATTCCACTAACGGCACAAGTGCTAATActaagcaacaacaacattacatCGCTCCTAAATCTGCCAGAGTTTCCCAGCCTTCTGGAGCTGGACTTGTCCAGTAACAATCTACAGGACATCAGTAGCAGACCAATGTTTGGACGACTTGGTTCTCTTGTGTCTCTCAACATCAGCAGTAACAACATACAAGAGATACACCATGGTGCATTCAGTGGTTTGAAACACATGGAGATTTTAGACCTATCCTTCAATTCACTGCATTCCATTGAACATCAGGATGCCTTTGCTGGACTCAACCATCTGCATAAGCTTTTCCTCACTGGCAACCAACTTACATCCCTTGGCAAAGATTGGCTTAATGGAATGGTTCACCTACAGGAGCTTCATCTCAATCAAAATCAGATAAGTGACATCTCAGAGGGATCTGTGAATGTTCTGAAAGATCTCAAACAATTGGTCCTTTCTGACAACTTTTTAAAAGCGTTACCTGAAAATGTATTCAAAGGTCTGGGAAACCTATACCTATTGGACATATCTAAAAACAATCTCACCAAAATACCCACAAGGACGTTTCAGCAACTGTCCAACAGAACGGAACTTGTTTTGAACGGGAACCCAATTAGAAGGGTTCACACCAATGACTTTCTTAACATGGATGTGGAAAATGTTTCTCTTAGTTATATGCCAATACTTAGTCTGATAGAGAAGTCAGCTTTCCACAACATGACAAATCTTCGCATACTACATATACGCCAAAACAAGCAACTGTTTTTTATTGATCCATTTGCGTTTTCAAATGTACCACATTTGCAGTGGCTGCTTGTGGACGGAAACCACCTGTCAGCCTTGCCACAACAGGTAGAAGAAAGTTTACCACAGCTTACAGAGGTGCATGTCTATGACAACCCTCTCTCCTGCGACTGTAATATTCACTGGATACGCCAGCTTCTAGAGACACCAGAAAATAACAGTCAGTCACATATCACCTTCCCACACTCTGAGAGGATACTGTGTGATAATCTCACAGTGCCAGTCCCCCTAATGGAAGTGCCAGTCGAATCCATCCCTGCTGTGTGTTCACCTGCAACCATTCCCTTGTTCAATGATACGAATCAGTTGGAAGTTGGAGAAACTTTACGCTTAGAGTGCCACGCGCTAGGCATTCCCACACCAAATATGCAGTGGATGCTGTCTAATGGCAAACGGTTGAACATCACCTCTGAAAATGTGCGTGCATCCCTCATTGACGATTCTGTGTTAATTGTGCATAATATCAAGGCAGAAGATTCCGGTACATATGCATGTGAAGCTAGCAATGAGGTAGGATACGACATAAGCTCCACTGCTGTGAGAGTTCACAGCAGCAACATTCGCGTTGTCATACTTCACCAGTCAAAGACGTTCATTACACTAACATGGAACGGAACAGATTCCACTGTGCAATCAAGCGACTATAAAATTTTGTATAACCAGGCTGGTTCATCAAGTGGTCAAAAGGAAATTCATCTCCACCCATTTCTAAGGAAGTATACTATCACCAACTTGACACCAGATACTTCGTACGAGTTATGTGTCGTTTATGTACACAACTCTGTCTACCATAAAGTACACTGTTTGAACATTTCAACTCTTCATGAAGCATATGTGCTCCAGGGCATCACCAGAATTAGTAAGCAAAAGATCATCATGGGTGTCATCATTGTATTTAGCTTAGGAGTCTTAGCATGCGTTGCTGGTCTGATTGTAAAAAAATGGCGACGCAAAGGCTATGAAAAAACAGACAATGGCGAAATAGCAGAAACGATGTCTCAAATCCCACTGGAAAATCTGTATCAACCTCCAAGCACTCCATTGTGCACTTCTCGTACATCTCTTCTGCCATCATCTCAAGCTTAA